From Verrucomicrobia bacterium S94, the proteins below share one genomic window:
- a CDS encoding zinc ribbon domain-containing protein — protein MPTYDYECRECGHHFEAFQSMSADPLTSCPKCEGEVQRMIGMGSGVLFKGSGFYETDYRSSGYNKDKAADKPGNTETKKDKKSASNKNTKQAQ, from the coding sequence ATGCCAACGTATGATTATGAATGCAGAGAGTGTGGTCATCATTTCGAGGCTTTTCAGAGTATGTCGGCTGATCCGCTGACGAGCTGTCCGAAGTGTGAGGGGGAAGTACAGCGCATGATCGGCATGGGATCCGGTGTGCTTTTCAAAGGATCGGGATTTTATGAAACAGATTATCGAAGTTCCGGGTATAATAAGGATAAGGCCGCTGATAAACCCGGTAATACCGAGACGAAAAAGGATAAAAAGTCCGCTTCCAATAAGAATACGAAACAGGCACAGTAG